The following are encoded together in the Lathyrus oleraceus cultivar Zhongwan6 chromosome 3, CAAS_Psat_ZW6_1.0, whole genome shotgun sequence genome:
- the LOC127126484 gene encoding cytochrome P450 98A2 yields MTLFLTIPLSLITLFIFYTLFQKLRFKLPPGPRPWPVVGNLYDIKPVRFRCFAEWAQFYGPIISVWFGSTLNVVVSNTELAKEVLKENDQQLADRHRSRSAAKFSRDGKDLIWADYGPHYVKVRKVCTLELFSPKRIEALRPIREDEVTAMVESIFNDSTNPENLGKAILMRKYIGAVAFNNITRLAFGKRFVNAEGVMDEQGVEFKAIVANGLKLGASLAMAEHIPWLRWMFPLEEEAFAKHGARRDRLTRAIMDEHTQARQKSGGAKQHFVDALLTLQDKYDLSEDTIIGLLWDMITAGMDTTAISVEWAMAELIKNPRVQQKAQEELDKVIGFERVMTETDFSSLPYLQSVAKEALRLHPPTPLMLPHRANANVKIGGYDIPKGSNVHVNVWAVARDPAVWKNPLEFRPERFLEEDVDMKGHDFRLLPFGAGRRVCPGAQLGINMVTSMLGHLLHHFCWAPPEGVNPEEIDMAENPGMVTYMRTPLQVVASPRLPSDLYKHVPADI; encoded by the exons ATGACTCTGTTTCTCACCATACCTCTTTCACTGATCACCCTTTTCATCTTCTATACACTCTTCCAAAAACTCAGATTCAAGCTTCCACCCGGTCCACGTCCCTGGCCGGTCGTCGGAAACCTCTACGACATTAAGCCGGTCCGGTTCCGGTGTTTTGCGGAATGGGCCCAATTCTACGGGCCAATTATATCGGTTTGGTTCGGTTCGACTCTAAACGTGGTTGTTTCGAATACGGAATTGGCGAAAGAGGTTTTGAAAGAGAATGATCAGCAGTTGGCGGACCGGCATAGGAGTCGGTCTGCCGCGAAGTTTAGTAGAGATGGGAAGGATTTGATTTGGGCTGATTATGGTCCTCATTATGTGAAGGTGAGGAAGGTTTGTACTTTGGAGCTTTTTTCACCTAAGAGAATTGAAGCTTTGAGGCctattagagaagatgaagttactGCTATGGTTGAATCTATTTTCAATGATTCTACCAATCCTG AAAATTTGGGAAAAGCTATATTGATGAGGAAGTATATAGGGGCAGTTGCATTCAACAACATCACAAGGCTGGCATTTGGGAAAAGATTTGTGAACGCAGAAGGTGTAATGGATGAGCAAGGTGTAGAATTCAAGGCTATTGTGGCAAATGGGTTAAAGCTAGGAGCATCTCTAGCTATGGCAGAGCACATCCCTTGGTTGCGCTGGATGTTCCCACTAGAAGAGGAGGCTTTTGCCAAGCACGGTGCTCGCCGAGACCGACTTACTCGAGCCATCATGGATGAGCATACACAGGCACGCCAGAAATCCGGCGGTGCTAAGCAACATTTTGTAGACGCCCTTCTCACTTTGCAAGACAAATATGATCTTAGTGAAGACACCATCATTGGTCTCCTTTGG GACATGATTACAGCTGGGATGGACACAACTGCAATATCAGTTGAGTGGGCCATGGCTGAGTTAATAAAGAATCCAAGAGTGCAACAGAAGGCACAAGAGGAGCTAGACAAGGTCATTGGTTTTGAAAGGGTCATGACAGAAACTGACTTCTCAAGCCTCCCTTATCTACAAAGTGTAGCCAAGGAGGCTCTAAGGCTTCACCCCCCAACACCATTAATGCTCCCACATCGGGCCAATGCGAATGTTAAAATTGGTGGCTATGATATTCCCAAGGGGTCCAATGTCCATGTCAATGTATGGGCTGTAGCTCGTGACCCGGCTGTATGGAAAAACCCATTGGAGTTTAGGCCCGAGAGGTTTCTTGAAGAGGATGTAGACATGAAGGGCCATGACTTTAGGCTACTTCCATTTGGAGCAGGTCGTCGAGTATGCCCGGGTGCACAACTTGGAATCAATATGGTGACATCCATGTTGGGTCATCTATTGCACCATTTCTGTTGGGCGCCACCCGAGGGAGTGAACCCTGAGGAGATTGATATGGCAGAGAACCCTGGAATGGTGACATATATGAGGACTCCATTACAGGTTGTGGCGTCTCCTAGGCTTCCCTCAGACTTATACAAACATGTGCCAGCTGATATCTAA
- the LOC127126485 gene encoding cysteine proteinase inhibitor 12, with amino-acid sequence MKTMKFHVIFVAIFLTLFCLYDLVLCTQHDINNIRINKMGAGEKSPNDFAEIESLARFAVQQHNNKENAFLEYVTVLKAKEQVVAGKVYSLTLEAVDAGKRRIYEAKIWVKPWMNFKQLQEFKLARVISPFMSSDLGVKQEGHKLGWYEVPNHDPNVKDAANYAVKSITRRSNSLSPYKLQDIVQAKTKVIEDHVKFDLLLKVSRGVKEERLRVEVDKKQGGRFYMNWMEQDHS; translated from the exons ATGAAGACGATGAAGTTCCACGTGATCTTCGTTGCCATTTTTCTTACACTTTTTTGTCTTTATGACTTAGTTTTGTGCACGCAACATGATATCAACAACATCAGGATCAACAAAATGGGAGCAGGCGAGAAATCTCCCAATGATTTTGCAGAAATCGAAAGCCTCGCTCGTTTCGCTGTACAACAACATAACAACAAAGAg AATGCGTTTCTTGAATATGTTACGGTGTTGAAAGCCAAAGAACAGGTTGTAGCAGGTAAAGTATATTCTCTTACCCTGGAAGCAGTTGATGCAGGAAAGAGGAGGATATATGAAGCCAAAATTTGGGTGAAGCCATGGATGAATTTCAAGCAGTTGCAAGAATTCAAACTTGCTCGTGTCATCTCTCCCTTTATGAGTTCTGATCTCGGTGTTAAGCAAG AGGGACACAAATTAGGATGGTATGAAGTTCCAAATCACGATCCCAATGTCAAAGATGCTGCTAATTATGCTGTGAAATCCATTACACGGAGGTCCAACTCTCTGTCTCCGTATAAACTCCAGGACATTGTTCAAGCCAAAACCAAG GTCATTGAAGACCATGTCAAGTTCGACTTGCTTCTGAAGGTAAGCAGGGGAGTCAAAGAAGAAAGGTTAAGGGTTGAGGTAGATAAAAAACAAGGAGGAAGGTTTTATATGAACTGGATGGAACAAGATCACTCTTGA